From Frateuria aurantia DSM 6220, one genomic window encodes:
- a CDS encoding LysR family transcriptional regulator, with translation MTGPDLNLLTSLDILLEEANVTRAAQRLGLSTSAMSRTLGRLRETTGDLLLVRAGRELVLTPHAEQLRESCRQVMLDARRMLAPAMPALDLENLQRRFVIRANDGFVSALAPGLITTIGRQAAGVTLQFMAKPRKSVGHLRDGQTDLDIGVLTIMGPEIKIQALFRDRFVAVIREEHPMARQGELSLEDYLSCGHVVASRHDQGRGPVDQALAEIGRQRRISTIVPGFPAVLDVVLDSDLIGLVPASLLTARNAFHALGLRRFALPASTPDITISQMWHPRMDADPAHRWLRQTVKAYCRQQLGDLA, from the coding sequence ATGACCGGACCTGATCTCAACTTGCTGACATCACTGGATATCCTGCTGGAGGAGGCCAACGTCACCCGGGCCGCCCAGCGTCTGGGACTGAGCACCTCGGCCATGAGCCGGACGCTGGGACGGCTGCGTGAGACCACCGGTGATCTCTTGCTGGTCCGCGCCGGCCGCGAACTGGTGCTGACGCCTCATGCCGAACAACTGCGCGAGTCCTGCCGGCAGGTGATGCTCGATGCCCGCAGGATGCTGGCACCCGCCATGCCCGCGCTCGATCTCGAGAACCTGCAGCGACGCTTCGTGATCCGAGCCAACGACGGTTTCGTCTCGGCGCTGGCTCCCGGTCTGATCACCACCATCGGCCGTCAGGCCGCGGGCGTCACCCTGCAATTCATGGCCAAACCACGGAAGTCCGTCGGGCATCTGCGGGATGGCCAGACCGATCTCGATATCGGCGTACTCACCATCATGGGGCCCGAGATCAAGATCCAGGCTCTGTTCCGGGACCGCTTCGTGGCTGTCATCCGGGAGGAGCATCCCATGGCCAGACAGGGCGAGCTCAGCCTGGAAGATTATCTGTCGTGCGGGCATGTTGTCGCCTCACGTCATGATCAGGGGCGGGGACCGGTCGACCAGGCCCTCGCCGAAATCGGACGACAGCGGAGGATCAGCACCATCGTGCCTGGCTTCCCCGCCGTGCTCGACGTCGTTCTGGATTCGGACCTGATCGGTCTGGTACCGGCATCGCTGCTGACGGCCCGGAATGCCTTCCATGCCCTTGGCCTGCGGCGCTTCGCATTGCCGGCAAGCACGCCGGACATCACCATTTCCCAGATGTGGCACCCACGCATGGATGCCGACCCGGCTCATCGCTGGTTGCGACAGACGGTGAAAGCCTATTGCCGCCAGCAACTGGGTGATCTGGCCTGA
- a CDS encoding class I SAM-dependent methyltransferase yields the protein MRTMIFAALMAALIPAAGIARPGTAEVSNAVAKVLTDPARRDDRPRDAQRRIGAIMTFAQVRPGQKVLELIPGSGYFTRVFSGLVGPRGHVYVVWPQEYLKEATRGLAGSQALAAQPHYANITALAQPAAALTVPAPVDLVFTSQNYHDYPDAFMGKVDPAVLNREVFAALKPGGLYVIIDHVAAAGSGLRDTDTLHRIDPAAVKTEVEAAGFVFDGESQVLRNPADSHALKVFDKSIRGHTDQFIYRFRKPLR from the coding sequence ATGCGCACCATGATATTTGCGGCTTTGATGGCTGCGTTGATCCCGGCTGCCGGGATCGCCCGGCCCGGGACGGCCGAGGTTTCCAATGCAGTGGCCAAGGTGCTGACCGACCCGGCCCGTAGGGACGATCGGCCCAGGGATGCTCAGCGCCGGATTGGCGCCATCATGACGTTTGCCCAGGTCCGGCCGGGCCAGAAGGTACTTGAGCTGATTCCGGGCAGCGGCTATTTCACTCGCGTCTTCAGCGGTCTGGTCGGCCCCCGGGGGCATGTATACGTGGTCTGGCCACAGGAGTATCTGAAAGAGGCGACCCGCGGTCTGGCGGGCAGCCAGGCGCTGGCCGCGCAGCCGCACTATGCCAATATCACGGCGCTGGCCCAGCCGGCCGCCGCCCTGACGGTGCCGGCACCCGTGGATCTGGTGTTCACCTCGCAGAATTACCATGACTATCCCGATGCATTCATGGGCAAGGTCGATCCGGCCGTGCTCAACCGAGAAGTCTTTGCGGCGCTGAAGCCCGGTGGCTTGTATGTGATCATCGATCATGTTGCCGCGGCGGGATCGGGCCTGCGCGATACCGATACCCTGCACCGCATCGACCCTGCGGCGGTGAAGACCGAGGTGGAAGCGGCGGGTTTCGTGTTTGATGGCGAAAGTCAGGTGTTGCGCAATCCTGCGGACAGCCATGCGCTGAAAGTCTTCGACAAGTCGATACGCGGGCATACCGATCAGTTCATCTATCGGTTCCGCAAGCCGCTGCGCTGA
- a CDS encoding DUF6630 family protein: MSRFDDDELPPDFDDEAADETAQEYQVWQWLLRINPGDEEQALQQFSAYREAVGDEDPDGLEVILPLTRVIDWQSGFQVEAGDTRTLIQAIDELTARWNLAVDWEGEPDDDEFHAETDVPSLLAIAYDSLAPYGYTLWVWEAEPDTYAGGISLSRDSEAMRELAALLGIELRLASETG; encoded by the coding sequence ATGAGCCGATTTGACGACGACGAGCTGCCGCCGGATTTTGACGACGAAGCGGCAGATGAAACCGCGCAGGAATACCAGGTCTGGCAGTGGCTGCTGCGCATCAATCCCGGCGACGAGGAACAGGCGCTGCAGCAGTTCAGCGCGTATCGCGAAGCGGTGGGCGATGAAGATCCCGACGGCTTGGAGGTGATTCTGCCACTGACCCGGGTGATCGACTGGCAATCAGGCTTTCAGGTCGAGGCAGGAGATACGCGGACTCTGATCCAGGCCATTGACGAGTTGACGGCGCGCTGGAACCTGGCCGTGGACTGGGAAGGCGAGCCGGATGACGACGAGTTCCATGCCGAGACGGATGTGCCCTCGTTGCTGGCCATCGCCTATGACAGCCTGGCCCCATACGGTTATACCTTGTGGGTGTGGGAAGCCGAGCCGGATACGTATGCCGGCGGCATCAGCCTGAGCCGGGACAGCGAAGCCATGCGCGAGCTGGCGGCACTGCTGGGGATCGAGCTGAGACTGGCCAGCGAGACCGGCTGA